ATGCCATCTTCCCCTAAATCTACTGTCGCTAACTGCTTGTGTTCAGGGCTAATTTGCTCAACGATCAGCTTCTCGCGCCGAACAGGCACTTGCACCATCTGGACTTCGATCTGCTTACGAACGACAACTTCACCTAGCTTGCGCTTTTTGGAGTTGACGACTAAGCGCTCCTCCAAAAGACGAACAATCTCTTCAGAGACAATTTCCGACTTAGGTTTTGGCGCTTCTGCGGTTAAAGGCTCTATAACTGGAACTGCTGCATCTGTGGCTTCTAAAGCTGAGGTAGCTGGAGTTTCTAGAAGCGTCGCCTGAATTACTGGTTCGGGTAGCTGCGATTCTGGGGATCGCGGCTCGTTGATCTCCTGAGCGGCTGCTACTACAGTGGTGTCCGCAGCAGGTGTAATTTCTGTTACGTTCTTAGTTTCTGAGTTTCTAGCTTCAGCGCGAACTGTACTAGCCCCTAGTACAGAGGTTGAGTTTGCTGTTGCCCCTGTTTTAAAGCTAACTGTTTTAAGGTTGCCTATTTCTGACCTAGCTATTTCTGGGCTAGCTGTTTCTGGGCTAGCTATTCTCAGGGTGGCTGTTTCTAGGTTAGTTGCCTCTGGAGCAGCAGATTGGGCTGGAGGTTGTGTAGAAACCTGCTCCACCGCCTCGCGAGCCAGTTGAATGGGAATACGAGGCAATTCCAGACGCTCGGCCTTTAATGCATCCAGCCGACTGTATGGCGGAAGATTTTGAATATCTTCCTGGCTCATATTCACCGATAGTGCACGAGTTGAGGATTCAACGTTCTGAATCAAGCGACTAGCTATCAAGAACAGTCGTGAGCCCTGGTGCTGATCTGGCTGGGAGACAATGAGGTTGAGGCGACGGTCAGTATCTAAAGTTAAGTCTCGAACCTCACCCACTAAACGACCCTGGCGGTCCAAAACCGCAAAATTGTGGAGTTTTTGCCTCAATTTTGCCAGAAGAGCAAGAATATTAGCTTCATGCTTCCTGGTTCGTGGGCTCCTGGAAGGTGTTTGGGAGAACATAGATTAAACCAGTTTTGAAGGTACAAGAAACAGAGACATTGCCGTTTTACAGGCTGCTTGCAGCTGTGGTCTGCAAGCACAAAAGCCATAGCCAGCCGATACGGCTGAGGTGTAGGCTAGGCATCTTAATGTATCAAGATCAAGATCAACAGCAAGGGCGCAAAGGGCTAGCATTTGAGTGCTTGCCGCAATCTTGAGGGTTGCAATCGCCTTGCCGAAGAGTTATCTAAAAGGGCTATTTGGTCCAGTCTTCCGGAAAACGGCTCACTTTTCGATCCATTCTTTGCTCTACAACTGAGTTACCCTGAGTTTCAATCCTTCTATCCACAGTTGGATGGCCCTGGGTGTCAATGTCCAATTTCTCGCGGCGAAGGGTTTCTTCGGCTTCGACCGTGTCTTGATATACCTCTTTCTTCAGCCTCACTTCTTCACGAACAAAAGGCTCACGGCGGATACGGGCCGTTTCCTCATAGACTTCAATGCGCGCAACTTCACCATCCACGAAATCATTGTCAGTGGCTTCAAACACAGTGTTGTTAGTTGGGGTAGAACGTTCGATGATCACATGCTCCTTTTCAACTGGTACCGAAACTCGCGCCGTTTCAGTTTCAACATGCTTGCCAATTGCTACTTCACCCGCTTTCTGACGCTTACGGTTGGCAATCAGCCGTTCCTCATACAGTCTAAGCACTTCATGATCGGGGCTATTGAGGTTATACAACCCAGGGTCACTGTGATAGTCATAAGTTTCTCCCCTAGAAAGCGTATCTACTTGAGGAGTGGTAGGTGCTGATTGAGGTAGGGTTTGCGGTGGAATTGCAATTCCATCCTGCCGTTCCTGATAGAGACTGCGTGGAGATGTTGAATAGGCTTGCACTGGTGTGAGCTGGATAGGCTCGCTTGGAATTGGAGCACTTTGAATTGGGCTGGGCTGGATGAAATTATCTTGAACTGAGGTGCTGTGGAGGGTGGTTTCCCGCAGGGGGTTTTCATGAAAGGCACTGCTATCCATCATTGGGACCGGCGATGCATCCATGGGCACCACTGGGCTAATCATGCGCTCAGTAGCGGGCGTTGCAGGAGTTGTGCGATAAACCCCGCGCACTCGTTCTTCGTAGTCGTCGTTGATGCCCTGATGCTCATCAAACTCAGGCAAATCTTCTGCCTGCTTTTTGCTGAGCCCCATCACATAAACTCGGCGTGCATCGTGGTCAATCGCAATGCGGGAGCGGCCTACAGGCACTAAAACTTTCTTGCCAAAAAACCAAAAACCGACATCGACGACGAGGTAGCGAAACCGACCGTTTTCATCGACTAGAACATCATTGACCTTGCCGACCTTTTCCTGGGTATCATCCGAGTAGACATCTAAGCCCTTGATGTCGCCCCCACCAAAAAATTCTCGATAATTGGGGTCAAAATCTTTGAGTTTAAGTAGAGCCATGTTCTAGTCCCTCTGCTTCTGAATCGGCTAATAATATGCCTGTATGCTAAGAAGTCAGGGGCTTGGCTCCATCTTGCCCTGGGCATAACATACATTCTGCTTTGCAGGTCTACCAAAAAAACGGCCTAAAAAACAGAACAAAAAAGCCAGACGTTCTTACGACAGCCTGGCTAGATATTTCTCTCCGAGTTCAAGATTCTGTTAAAGACCCTGTTGGTAACCCACTGATAAAGAGTTAGCTATAGGGACGATTGTCAATCACTTGAGAACGAACGACCCGCTTTTTGTTGCCACTTAGTGTGCCAAAGATAGAGGCTGCTAGACCTAGCAGAGAGCCGAACACAAAAGACCAACCAGTTGTTGCCCCTGCACTCGCAATATTGCGGACTTGGTTAGCACTAGGTGGAGCAGCGGTTTGGGTTGCCTGCTGAGCTGCTTGACCGATGTCGGTACCCGCTTGTTGCACAGTCTGAGCAATCTCGCCTGCGTTATTGGCAACTGCGCCAAAGATGCCGCTTACGCCACCCGACAGTAACCAAGAACCCAAGGCCAACGTGGTTGCCCAGAGGACAATGCCGTTGAGAATTGCTGCACCCCGGCTGAGGGGAAGAGAGCCGCGCCCTACAGTCAGCCCTCCCAAGTACAGAGAAATGAGAAGACTAACTGCTGCCCAAATAGCAACGCCGGTTCCCACTTCGTTAGCATTACTACGAGGTGCACCCGAGGAAGACAGGACGTTTAGTCCAATCGCAGCGCCCAAAGCACTCAGTACGAGCTGGCTACTTAAAGCGACAAATAGACCCGCAATAATTGGGCCCCAACGCACGCGATCATGATCTAAAACTTCACTGCGAACCACCGAACTTTCAACGCCCATTGCCATGGCTGTTTTCCCTCTCCAATTTGGAAGCTTGAGAAAACAATAGTTAAACTTCTATTGCTTCTCCTCCATCACAAGAGAGAAAGTAGAAACTCTACCCACCGTCATAGGGTAGAGATTTAAGTTATTTCAAATTGTTCACAAATAGTTGGGATCAGGGCTACATCAACCTTTAAGCTTCTGCCGCACACTAGCTCACAAAACTCTGCAACTGTAGTATTGGCAGCGTCTTGTCCTATACCGATTCCAACCGTTTGTTCTACGTTAACGAGTCCGAGCCTATCGATCAAGTGCTAGGGAGCTTTAGCAAACATGTCAAACAGAGCGTGAAAGGTCAGGTTGTAGCAGGCCGAGCAGACCAGGCGGTTGTGTAATAGTGGTCGCCCTCCTGCAAGGGCAGTAGAGGAGTTGTGGTTAAACTTTCAGATACTATAGTTTGACCATCAGTATGAACACTCAGAACCAAAAACCAGGCCGGAGGCAGGCACTCCACCTCGTAGATCACTCCTAGATCAGCCGACAGGGACATAGATAGGAGCATCGGCAGCCCTTTAAGAACTTATTCAGTTGCGTTGAAACACTATCACCTCCGATTATGACCAAGCAGCTACGGTTCGCCCAGTGCTTATTGCTGTCCCCAGTGTCATGACTTACTGTCTCGGCCTGCTGACCCAGAGTGGGTTGGTGTTCACCTCTGACAGCCGAACCAATGCTGGGGTGGACAGCGTGGCAACCTACGCTAAGTTGTTCGATTTCAGTCAAGAGGGAGACCGAGTCCTGGTCATTATGACCTCTGGCAACCTATCGTCCTCCCAGTCAGTGATGTCGCTGCTGAAACAGGATCTAGAAGATGCAGGCGCAGAGAACTTGCATAACCTGCCCTCTATGTATGCGGTTGCTCGCTATCTGGGTTCTAAAAATCGGACGATTGCTGAATGGGACCGCCCTAGTCTGGAAAGCTCAAATATCTCTTTCAGCTCGCGGATGATTGTGGGCGGTCAGATCAAGGGGCAAGCTCATGAGTTGTATCTGATTTACACCGAAGGCAACTGCATTCAAGCAACGCCCGAAACGCCATTTCTGCAATTGGGCGAAACCAAATACGGTAAGCCAATCCTAGACCGCGCCTTTCGCTATGAAAGCAGCCTGGAGGATGCGGCCCGTTGCGCCCTTATCTCGATGGATGCCACCATGCGCAGCAACTTGGGTGTGGGTCCGCCGATCGAAATTGTGGCTTACACAGCCGACAGCCTGCGCATCAGCCAACGCTGTCGCTTGGGCGAACAAGATGAGTTTCTGATCAACACTCGTCGCCAGTGGGAGCAGGAGTTGCAAAGATTGGTTGCACTTATGCCACCGGTTCCTTGGGATGGCTGCGGTTGCTGAGGCGATAGCAGCTAAAGCTATTCGCTAAAGCTCTCAAAGCTGGTCTATCTAAAACCGGGGTTACTCATTCATTCAGCTCATCTACCAGCTCATTTATCTTTGTATCTAGAACTTTTGCTTTGGTCTAGAGTTTTTGATCCGGAGCTGCCCTCTATTGAGGCGGTAAAGTTTCTACATCACTGTTGGCATGACTGGTCGTCCAACCGTTTGAACCTTTGAGCGGAGGCAGCAGCCTTGAGGCAACCGAGGAAGCAAGTGGGCCCACTGAGTTGGGGAGGACTGCTGCTGTCATTCCTGTTGAGCAGTTGTGCAGCCTGGACCGAGCCAATTAAGCTTTCCAGTGGTGAGGCGGGCAGCTACAAGGCGCTTGGACAACAAATTAGTCACTCTGCACAAGCGGTTGGCGATCTCCAAGTCCAAGATGCCTACAACTCGCCAGGTTCAAAAACTAATCTAGAGCGTCTGCTCAGGGGCGAAACCGACTTTGCTCTCGTGCAGTTGGATTTAGTCAGGGATGCTATTCGCAAACAGCAACGAGGCCAAAATCAACCAAGCCGAGGCCCGCAACTTCAAACTGTTGCAGTGCTGGCTAACGAGTATGTGCATGTGATTACCCAGGCGAATTCTCGGATTCGCACTGTTGCCGATCTGCAAGGCCAACAAGTTGCCTTGGGTGCGCAAGGAACGGGTATTCGCTTCACTTCTAGCCAACTGTTAACAGCAGCCAATGTCAGCGTCATTGTTGATGAAGCAACTTTGGCAGATGCGTTTAAGAAACTGAAGGCTGGCAAGATTGCCGCTCTAGTTTACGTTGGCAGCTTGGGCACGAGCGGGACGGTAAGGGCAGAGCTAAATACGGGACGCACCTTGCGTTTGGTACCGATCCAGCGCAGTCTGGCTAACTACCTCACAGTTCAAAATTCCGGGTCTTATCAGTCTGTAACCATTCCAGCCGGAGCTTACCGTTCGCTGCCACCACTGCCTCCCACTAATCTACTGACGCTCTCGACGGCGACGGTGCTGGTGACTCGTGCGGATGTAGACCGCGAGAAAGTCAGCCGCATGACTTGGGCGCTGATGTCTACAGCTCAGGAGTATCTACCCTTCTTTGATCCAACTTTGGCAGCTCAAGGGGTTGAGCCACTGCTCCGGGAAGGCTTAGTTTATGTGCATCCTGGTGCGCAGGCGGTGTTCGACTACGGTGACCCAGGCGCAACCTGGTTACGGTACTGGCAGCAGAACCAGGACTTGCAGGCTGGAGCCGTAATTTTAGTGGGCACCAGTGCAATCGGCTTATTCGTGCAATGGCTGCGACGACGACAATCAAGAAAGTTAATCGCTCAGACGTACGACAAGATCAGCCAACTGCAGAACTCACTACAGCACAACCCTCAAGAAGCCCTTGTCGGAGTGGAAGATCTACGTCAAGCGCACTTGCAGCAGTCGCTAGATGGACAAGTTGCAGCTGAAACTTACGAGCAGCTAGAACGTATCACCCGTGCCTTCGAAGGCCAGTGTCGAACTGCCTTGGAGCAACAGCAGCAAGACTGTGCGCAAAACGCTCTACTACTCGTGGATCAATGGCAAAGCATGTTACTTGCCGATCCCAATGTTGCCCTTAAGCAACTGGAATACTTCCAGCAAAGCTACCAAGCTATGTTTTCACAAAAGCGAATAGATCTGCAAACTTATCTGCGCCTTCGGGAGCTGATCCTGATGTCCCTTATGCTCTTGAATCCCAAGCTACCCGCAAGAACAACACCAGCAACCTCGGAGCCAAGCACTGTTGACTGGACCCGATAAATCGCTGGCTAGGTTCCTGATTGGGCTCAATGAGTTTCTGACAGTCAAGCCACCGCCTGGTGCTAAGAACCCTTATTGGTTTAAAACACTTCTCGATAGAACCTCTAGTAGCGTCTGTCTCGCTCGTCAGAGGGGGGCAATGCCTTACGCTGTCCAAATCGACGCTGAATAGTCGCATTCAGCTCTTGACGGGCCAAACTAACGCTGTCTACCACCAGGATCACGATACGGGAGAGCAGAGCAGTCCCCTTGTTCATAGCCTTAGGCTCCTCATGGGTTGCTGAGCTTGCCGGATGCTCAATAGCTCAGTATAAGCATTGTCAGCATTTGCCAACAGGCAAGTCAACAGAGCAGCGGCGTAGCGCTGAATACACTAAAAGGGTTCTTGGGGATCTCGAGGGGGTCTTGAGGTTTTTTAGTGCCGGAAACTTAGGCTGTGAAACTTAGGTATAGAACTCTGTGGGCTTAACTCTCTGACCCTGGTCATCCTCTTTTGAGTGCTCCAGAGTGGCCAGTCGACCCTCCAAAATATTGACTGCTTGCACCAGCCGCCTGAGCAAGTGCTCGGTGCGCTGGTCTGTGTTTTGGCTTTGAGAATACTCCATAGCGGCAATACGGCTTTCAAGCACTGCCAAAGTCTGACTGATTTGGCCCATATGGCCGGTCAGATCGCCCTTCAAAGCTTCCTCCAACGCCTCAATCCGCTGCTCCAGAGCTGGGTCTGCCTTCGGCTCAGCAGGCACTTCATAGCGCTGAGCTGGCTGTGGCGGGGTATATCCCTGGTGATTGTGACCCTGCGATGCCTGGTGCGTCGGCGATTGGTAGGTGGGCGTTTGATGTGTGGGTGCGCGGTGTGCAGCATTGGGCATCTGAGGCTCAATGCCTTGCTGGATTAGCTTGCTTGCCCAATAGCTAAAGCTAACGGCCTCTGCCTCCATGATTGACAGCAGAGCAATAGTCAGGGAGTTGAGCAGTTTGAAATTAACCTGCATGTCGTTACCCATTGCCTTGTCCCCAGTGCGTCACCCCAAATCTAGGCTGGGTGCTGGATTCCAGCCTCTACCTACTGGTTGACTCTGACCACAGGAGCCATTAAGAGTCTATTAAATAAAGGTTTATCAAACGTGGCTTAATGGCACATTAGGCACAAACAACTTGAGGCGAGATCATCTCGCCTCAAGTCACTTTTATCAACATACAGAGCACAGGTCACAAACATTTAAGCTCTCTAGAGATTCTAGAGAGCTTAATGGATAACCCTAAGCAGCAACAAAGCTGCCCGCACCCAAGGTACTGACTTGGACGCCGACCAGCGTTGCCAACAACTCATCGTCGCTGGCGATGCTGAGTTGCGTGTTGCCGTTGCGTTGCGTCAGGGTGAGATCGCCGAAGGTCAGGCCATCTACCAAGCTCAAGACATCCTTGTTGACTTTGAAATCGCCGATGATATCGGAGCCGTCACCTTGGCGCAGCACAAATTGGTCGCGCCCTTCGCCGCCGCTGAGCGTGTCATCGCCCTCGCCGCCATCGAGCAGGTCATCGCCTTTGAAGCCAATCAGCTGGTCGTCTCCGGCATTACCGTAGAGCGAGTCGTCACCGCCTTTGCCGTTCAGCCGGTCGTTGCCGTTGCCGCCGTAGAGCACGTCGTCTCCAGCATTGCCTTGAGCCGCGTCGTCACCGTCGCCTGCGAGGATTAGATCGTCCCCGTCTCCGGTCCGAATCGTGTCATTGCCTGCACGACCGTAGAAGATCTCGTTGCCGTCCCCACCGATTAAGGTGTTGCGGCCATCCGTGCCATCAATAACCGTGGCATCCTCTGACGCTGCGACGACATCTAGGAATACAGCCGAGGGCACACCCCAATTGCCATCACCATCCTGGCTCTCGACAAAGATTGTGTGGCGACCAAGGGCCAGGCTAGAGGTATCGATCGAAGCTTGCAGACCTTCGACTGAAGTGTTGAAGTTGCCATCTGCAGCCCGCAAAGAGTAGAGCTGCGTGCCTGGGATCCAGGAGGGTGCATCGATGCTGTAGCGAGCGGCAGCGATGTCCTGGGAGGGTGGCAGTTCAGTCCCTTCCTCTAGGCCCTCGTTGTT
This genomic window from Leptolyngbya sp. FACHB-261 contains:
- a CDS encoding DUF2382 domain-containing protein, which produces MALLKLKDFDPNYREFFGGGDIKGLDVYSDDTQEKVGKVNDVLVDENGRFRYLVVDVGFWFFGKKVLVPVGRSRIAIDHDARRVYVMGLSKKQAEDLPEFDEHQGINDDYEERVRGVYRTTPATPATERMISPVVPMDASPVPMMDSSAFHENPLRETTLHSTSVQDNFIQPSPIQSAPIPSEPIQLTPVQAYSTSPRSLYQERQDGIAIPPQTLPQSAPTTPQVDTLSRGETYDYHSDPGLYNLNSPDHEVLRLYEERLIANRKRQKAGEVAIGKHVETETARVSVPVEKEHVIIERSTPTNNTVFEATDNDFVDGEVARIEVYEETARIRREPFVREEVRLKKEVYQDTVEAEETLRREKLDIDTQGHPTVDRRIETQGNSVVEQRMDRKVSRFPEDWTK
- a CDS encoding TAXI family TRAP transporter solute-binding subunit is translated as MGPLSWGGLLLSFLLSSCAAWTEPIKLSSGEAGSYKALGQQISHSAQAVGDLQVQDAYNSPGSKTNLERLLRGETDFALVQLDLVRDAIRKQQRGQNQPSRGPQLQTVAVLANEYVHVITQANSRIRTVADLQGQQVALGAQGTGIRFTSSQLLTAANVSVIVDEATLADAFKKLKAGKIAALVYVGSLGTSGTVRAELNTGRTLRLVPIQRSLANYLTVQNSGSYQSVTIPAGAYRSLPPLPPTNLLTLSTATVLVTRADVDREKVSRMTWALMSTAQEYLPFFDPTLAAQGVEPLLREGLVYVHPGAQAVFDYGDPGATWLRYWQQNQDLQAGAVILVGTSAIGLFVQWLRRRQSRKLIAQTYDKISQLQNSLQHNPQEALVGVEDLRQAHLQQSLDGQVAAETYEQLERITRAFEGQCRTALEQQQQDCAQNALLLVDQWQSMLLADPNVALKQLEYFQQSYQAMFSQKRIDLQTYLRLRELILMSLMLLNPKLPARTTPATSEPSTVDWTR
- a CDS encoding DUF2382 domain-containing protein, with the translated sequence MFSQTPSRSPRTRKHEANILALLAKLRQKLHNFAVLDRQGRLVGEVRDLTLDTDRRLNLIVSQPDQHQGSRLFLIASRLIQNVESSTRALSVNMSQEDIQNLPPYSRLDALKAERLELPRIPIQLAREAVEQVSTQPPAQSAAPEATNLETATLRIASPETASPEIARSEIGNLKTVSFKTGATANSTSVLGASTVRAEARNSETKNVTEITPAADTTVVAAAQEINEPRSPESQLPEPVIQATLLETPATSALEATDAAVPVIEPLTAEAPKPKSEIVSEEIVRLLEERLVVNSKKRKLGEVVVRKQIEVQMVQVPVRREKLIVEQISPEHKQLATVDLGEDGIPDLTLAELNNSEEANSETHNSVIGEFLSPKAASLLLDAIAHRSDHGCGRVRVELIIDDPELKRTYQEWFDTCSAPGKRV
- a CDS encoding peptidase — translated: MTYCLGLLTQSGLVFTSDSRTNAGVDSVATYAKLFDFSQEGDRVLVIMTSGNLSSSQSVMSLLKQDLEDAGAENLHNLPSMYAVARYLGSKNRTIAEWDRPSLESSNISFSSRMIVGGQIKGQAHELYLIYTEGNCIQATPETPFLQLGETKYGKPILDRAFRYESSLEDAARCALISMDATMRSNLGVGPPIEIVAYTADSLRISQRCRLGEQDEFLINTRRQWEQELQRLVALMPPVPWDGCGC